GCTTCCCGTTACCCGTTATCTTGAACCGCTTCGACGCGGTCTTGTGTGTCTTCAGCTTTGGCACTGTCTTTCTGTCCTCCCTGCGGGGTCGGTTGTGCTTTTGGAGCAATAATCATGATCATCAATCTACCTTCCATTGTGGGCGGTCTTTCGACGATTGCCACTTCGGTAGTAGCATCCATTATACGCTGCATGCTCCTTCGCGCAATTTCAGGATGCGTGATTTCACGACTTCTAAACCTTAAGGTGATCTTAACTTTATCCCCGTCGTTTAGAAACTTTATCGCGTTCTTAATCTTAACATCAATATCGTGTTCGTCAGTACCTGGACGTAATTGAATACCTTTAACGTCCATCTTATGGTGTTTTTTCTTTGTCTCGCGTTCGCGTTTTTCCTGTTCATACTTGTACTTGCCGTAATCAACGATACGGCAGACAGGCGGTCGAGCGTTGGGAGCAACTTCAACTAAATCTAAACCACGTTCTCGCGCAAGCATGAAAGCTTGTCGAGAACTCAATAGCCCTAATTGCTCGTTGTTCTCGTCAATTACTCGAATTTCAGGTGCGCGAACTCGTTCGTTAATACGCACTCGTGGCTCTCGGGCCACATCCCTATACGGTCTATTCACGCAGTAAGCGTTCCCCTTCTTTTATGGAAATCCGAGCTAATTATACCGACCAAGAGAGAGTTTGTCAAGGCTATCAGCCTTAGAGAACCCTTCCTACACTAAGTATCTTTATTAAAAATCGGAACAATGAAGGAATTTTAGTAGTCACATCGAATTGATACTATTATGGAATGGCAAGCGCCTGCACATTATCAAATTGTAAATGGTTTGCTGCCTATCGCTTCATCCCCAGAAGCAATAGGTACAGCAGAACGTGCCTGCACGGCTCTTGTTGCCGGTTTTAAGGGCTGGATGATCTTTATGAGATAAGGCCGCCTGCGGTTCAATTGATCGTAGCTAACTCGATTGAATTTGCGATAATGCCGCTTCCTGATACTCCTCAACCTCTCTTTGGAAATATGATCTGTTTTCCCTATTGCTCCTCGACAGTTGAACCTTCGGCAATCATTATTCCATGCCGTCCCGTAAAACTTATTGCAAAGCGGGTTCCAAGTTTATGTGATTTACTTCTATGGCGAGCCGCCACTCAGATTGCTTTAAAATATAATTTTAATTTTAATCCTCTTGGAATTCCATTGTGGCTCGGTGAAATTATTTTTTGGCTGGGTGCAGTTGAGATTTCCTACCATGAGGTCAAGTTGCTTACAGAGGCTATCATCGGCATGCATGATGGAAGGGAAGTGCCGGCAATTTCTACCTATGAAAAGTGGGAAGACAACACTGTTGAAAAGCTTATGGGCCTTTATAAGCAGATACTCGCGTTAGCTGTTGATTTACATGTTCTGGTCGATAAAGGACTGCTGTTAAGGATAGTTAACTTGACTTTAGAACAACCTGGTCGTGATGCACAAAGCATTTTAGCTGAGGCGATCGGACTTGGCGGCAGGGAATGGCTGAAATCGCATCCATCGTTCTAATAATCTTCCCCCAAAATAACAGACATCTGCTTCAAAGTAGAGAGGTATTTATTGGGGATGAAAGTTCTTTGTGTGAATTTAACTATGGGGGGTTGCTATGATCCTGCGAATCGCGTGTTGTTAGTTACGCTATGTATCAGACGTAAATCTTTCAATCCCATTAGCTTCCTTAGAATGAAAGGGTACACTTTTGACATTAGGGATGAATTGGTTTGGGAGATACGGGATGCTCTTCAGATATATTAAAACCGCTGGGATAATTTTAACTTTTCTTTTTATGATCGGATGCCACAAGCAAACTACTGTTACAATCAAACCTATCGTTAGCCCAACTCCTTTGCATTTAGCTGCACGCGATGGAGATCTCTTACGGGTGAAACTGCTTTTAAACAAGAATAACCTTAATGCAAGGGACGCGAATAACCGCACGCCGCTTCATAATGCAGTCGATTCTTCTAATGTTGAAGTGGTTAAGTACCTTATTTCCAAAGGCGCAGATGTCAACGCGAAAGACAAAGACGGCTTAACGCCTTTACACTTAATGGCATCAACGGGCAATACCGAAATCATGTCCCTACTAATAAAAAATGGCGCAAACGTAAATTCATTAATAAATAATGGAAATTCACCTTTTCACGAAGCGGTAGAACACGCTCATCCGGATGCAGTTAAGTTACTGTTTAAGAGTGGCGCAGATGTGATGGCGAGAAATAATGAG
The genomic region above belongs to bacterium and contains:
- a CDS encoding ankyrin repeat domain-containing protein → MLFRYIKTAGIILTFLFMIGCHKQTTVTIKPIVSPTPLHLAARDGDLLRVKLLLNKNNLNARDANNRTPLHNAVDSSNVEVVKYLISKGADVNAKDKDGLTPLHLMASTGNTEIMSLLIKNGANVNSLINNGNSPFHEAVEHAHPDAVKLLFKSGADVMARNNEGGTPLHLAVINGDLEIADFLIRNGADVMAVDDKGKSSLQEAASNGQMEMAFFLLKEGADVRSSDYEGMTPLHEASKWGYQELAIYFATHGADINARTKAGVTAIQFARRKNNKDIADLLKALGAKE
- the infC gene encoding translation initiation factor IF-3: MRINERVRAPEIRVIDENNEQLGLLSSRQAFMLARERGLDLVEVAPNARPPVCRIVDYGKYKYEQEKRERETKKKHHKMDVKGIQLRPGTDEHDIDVKIKNAIKFLNDGDKVKITLRFRSREITHPEIARRSMQRIMDATTEVAIVERPPTMEGRLMIMIIAPKAQPTPQGGQKDSAKAEDTQDRVEAVQDNG